In Geotalea uraniireducens, one genomic interval encodes:
- the mrdA gene encoding penicillin-binding protein 2 translates to MTDHRFVRESQEPKKQIILLSLFAAAVFFLLLTRLWYLQIVKAENFQNLSENNRLRLVPVAASRGTIFDRNGKVLVSNRPSFSVAMIPQEVRDRETFFSRLAQYLNIDRQELVDKWEKGKGRARYYPVVLASDITRDQMELLEEKRLWLPGLEVEMKPIREYEDGMLASHLLGYIGEISDDELKNPAYNGYNLGDYVGKSGIERSWENILRGKDGGRQIEVDARGRVLRTISETPPVVGSSLVLTIDTDLQKRAEQSFGEQAGAAVAMDVNSGEILAFVSNPGFDPALFAGRMPPDKWKSYLEDKRHPLENKALKGQYPPGSTFKVITALAGLGEGLIDERSTVVCTGSYTLGKNTFRCWDKKGHGAVNLKRALKQSCDVYFYQLGERLGIDRIAAYARKFDLGAPMGVGLENEKGGNIPTSEWKLKKYGRSWYQGDTLPAAIGQGYVLMTPIQLASMIATVANDGTVYRPHLVKRIIDQDGKVLQEFKPEIIARTGISQRDFELVKQGLFAVVNEPGGTGAMARLYEVKVAGKTGTSQVVKMRDNRGSIPYQYRDHALFVAFAPYDKPEIAVAVVIEHGEHGGAAAAPIAGNILRAYFEGKGVLRKPVKAPAATDDGEQSDSAAPQAGDAATNNNQGQE, encoded by the coding sequence ATGACAGACCACCGGTTTGTTCGAGAAAGCCAGGAACCGAAGAAGCAGATCATTCTGCTTTCCCTGTTCGCGGCAGCTGTCTTTTTCCTGCTGCTGACCAGGCTTTGGTATCTGCAGATCGTCAAAGCCGAAAATTTTCAGAACCTTTCCGAAAACAACCGCTTGCGCCTCGTTCCCGTTGCCGCGTCGCGGGGGACCATCTTTGACCGCAACGGCAAGGTGCTGGTCAGCAATCGCCCGTCGTTCAGCGTGGCAATGATCCCTCAGGAGGTGAGGGATCGCGAGACGTTTTTCAGCCGGTTGGCGCAATACCTGAACATCGATCGCCAGGAATTGGTCGACAAATGGGAAAAGGGGAAGGGCCGGGCTCGTTACTACCCGGTGGTGCTTGCCTCTGACATTACCCGCGATCAGATGGAACTGCTCGAGGAAAAGCGGCTGTGGCTACCGGGGCTGGAAGTGGAAATGAAGCCGATCCGGGAATACGAGGACGGGATGCTGGCCTCCCATCTGTTGGGCTACATTGGCGAGATTTCGGACGATGAGTTGAAGAATCCCGCCTATAACGGCTACAACCTGGGTGATTACGTTGGCAAAAGCGGCATCGAGCGAAGTTGGGAGAATATCTTGCGTGGCAAGGACGGCGGCCGGCAGATCGAAGTCGATGCCCGTGGCCGGGTGCTCAGGACCATTTCGGAAACGCCGCCGGTGGTCGGCAGCAGTCTCGTCCTGACCATTGACACCGATCTGCAGAAGCGGGCGGAGCAGAGCTTTGGCGAGCAGGCCGGGGCAGCGGTTGCCATGGATGTCAACAGTGGGGAGATCCTGGCATTCGTCAGCAATCCTGGCTTCGACCCGGCACTCTTTGCCGGCCGCATGCCGCCGGATAAATGGAAAAGCTATCTGGAAGACAAACGCCATCCGTTAGAGAACAAGGCACTGAAAGGACAGTATCCTCCGGGGTCGACCTTCAAGGTCATTACCGCTCTGGCCGGGCTCGGGGAAGGGCTGATCGACGAGCGGAGCACCGTGGTCTGCACCGGTTCCTACACCCTCGGTAAGAATACCTTCCGCTGCTGGGACAAGAAAGGGCATGGGGCGGTGAACCTGAAGCGCGCCCTCAAACAGTCCTGCGACGTGTACTTTTACCAACTTGGCGAACGGCTTGGCATCGACCGGATCGCTGCCTATGCGAGGAAATTCGACCTCGGGGCGCCGATGGGGGTCGGCCTGGAGAACGAGAAGGGGGGGAATATCCCCACTTCGGAATGGAAACTTAAAAAATACGGCAGGTCGTGGTATCAGGGCGATACCCTGCCGGCGGCGATTGGCCAGGGGTATGTCCTGATGACCCCGATTCAGCTGGCATCGATGATTGCCACCGTGGCTAATGACGGCACGGTCTATCGTCCTCACTTGGTCAAAAGGATTATTGATCAGGACGGCAAGGTGCTGCAGGAATTCAAGCCGGAAATCATCGCTCGAACCGGCATCAGCCAACGCGATTTCGAACTCGTTAAGCAAGGATTGTTCGCCGTGGTCAACGAACCGGGCGGAACGGGGGCGATGGCAAGGCTCTACGAGGTGAAAGTCGCCGGCAAGACCGGAACCTCACAGGTGGTCAAAATGCGCGATAACCGGGGGAGCATCCCCTACCAGTATCGTGACCACGCGCTCTTTGTCGCCTTTGCTCCCTATGATAAACCGGAAATTGCGGTGGCGGTTGTTATCGAGCATGGGGAGCACGGCGGCGCGGCTGCGGCACCGATCGCCGGCAATATTCTCCGGGCGTACTTCGAGGGAAAGGGCGTGTTGCGGAAACCGGTAAAGGCGCCTGCCGCCACCGATGATGGCGAACAGTCGGACAGCGCGGCGCCGCAGGCCGGGGACGCGGCGACCAATAACAATCAGGGACAGGAATAG
- a CDS encoding cytochrome c3 family protein, whose amino-acid sequence MKKKMLTSISLAAAFVLGAVAVNWATVPPPPVNQFLGIYDTKFPNLTRDDCLGCHVSDAVLVQRHHALITTEGKQCLDCHVLVPDGSGGFTFQDFRTCSNCHTSSPHHTTTQANDQDCKFCHGSFIDNPKDGHYIPTYQSSSVTPLPDGREVVKTGTTDVVIVNGCEACHQADATAIDPNTNTVRPIFSNADTHHGTGIQQCSWCHDFSSTTPIRQCEACHGVKSLHNIQKDSPATANSGTIVPGQEDLGWGHIGNNWDCVGCHGSWFNNGGSPASATVPAINDQSAYTLTAGKESVLTIVGASFTNVGGDGTTTYNPVVSITNGVTSLTLQPFSVTESEIKVNVPVLTQGIYQLRIMKEDKQSNIAKLTVAPQVAVKSAVLGTGSTLTLTGTGFGPAPAADYNSGVGVYAGATQASVVFWSDTKIIATSPAFVSGTVITAKTVYGTVSAKIQAATKKTRR is encoded by the coding sequence ATGAAAAAAAAGATGTTGACGAGTATTTCGCTGGCGGCTGCCTTCGTACTCGGAGCAGTTGCGGTCAACTGGGCGACAGTCCCGCCGCCGCCGGTTAACCAGTTTCTGGGGATTTATGATACGAAATTCCCCAATCTCACCCGGGATGACTGCCTCGGTTGCCATGTTAGTGACGCGGTGTTGGTGCAACGGCATCACGCCCTGATCACGACGGAAGGGAAGCAGTGCCTCGATTGCCACGTTCTTGTTCCTGACGGCTCCGGCGGCTTTACCTTCCAGGACTTCCGGACCTGCTCCAATTGCCATACATCGTCGCCGCACCACACGACGACCCAGGCCAACGATCAGGATTGCAAGTTCTGCCATGGCAGCTTCATCGACAATCCGAAGGATGGCCATTACATTCCGACCTATCAGTCTTCGTCCGTGACCCCGCTGCCTGACGGCCGCGAGGTCGTCAAAACCGGGACCACCGATGTGGTGATCGTCAATGGCTGTGAAGCTTGCCACCAGGCGGATGCTACCGCCATCGATCCGAACACCAACACGGTTCGACCGATTTTCAGCAATGCCGACACCCATCATGGCACGGGCATTCAGCAATGCAGCTGGTGCCACGATTTCTCCTCCACTACGCCGATCCGGCAGTGCGAGGCGTGCCACGGCGTGAAGTCTTTGCACAACATCCAGAAGGATTCGCCGGCCACGGCCAACTCCGGCACCATCGTTCCTGGTCAGGAAGATCTTGGTTGGGGCCATATCGGCAACAACTGGGATTGTGTCGGCTGCCATGGCTCGTGGTTCAACAACGGTGGTTCGCCGGCCAGTGCGACCGTTCCTGCCATTAACGACCAGAGTGCTTACACGCTGACCGCCGGCAAGGAATCGGTGCTGACCATTGTCGGCGCCAGCTTCACCAACGTCGGCGGTGACGGAACGACTACCTACAATCCGGTCGTTTCCATCACCAATGGCGTAACGTCGCTGACCTTGCAGCCCTTCTCGGTAACCGAGAGCGAAATCAAGGTGAATGTCCCCGTCCTGACCCAGGGGATCTACCAGCTGCGGATCATGAAAGAGGACAAGCAAAGCAATATCGCCAAGCTCACCGTGGCACCGCAGGTGGCGGTCAAGTCTGCCGTGCTCGGCACTGGTTCGACGCTGACCCTCACGGGGACCGGCTTCGGCCCGGCTCCAGCCGCCGACTACAACTCTGGCGTTGGTGTCTATGCCGGTGCGACCCAGGCTTCGGTCGTCTTCTGGAGTGACACCAAAATTATTGCCACCAGCCCGGCATTCGTTTCGGGCACGGTCATTACGGCAAAAACCGTCTATGGAACGGTTTCCGCGAAGATTCAGGCGGCTACCAAGAAAACTAGACGGTAA
- a CDS encoding dTDP-4-dehydrorhamnose 3,5-epimerase family protein yields MEIVAEFSPGKVHDVVVRPLAKYLDERGWLAELYRCDELAAETMPVMAYISMTQPGVARGPHEHREQTDYFCFIGPANFKVYLWDTRRDSPSFGVRQTIFAGVDQPLALIVPPGVIHAYRNVGRENGIVFNGPNRLYAGEGKSSPVDEIRHEEVEGSPFRLD; encoded by the coding sequence ATGGAAATCGTGGCTGAGTTCAGCCCGGGGAAGGTTCACGATGTGGTGGTGCGTCCCCTGGCCAAATACCTTGACGAACGGGGATGGCTGGCGGAATTGTACCGGTGCGACGAATTGGCTGCCGAGACGATGCCGGTAATGGCTTATATCTCGATGACCCAGCCCGGGGTAGCCCGTGGTCCCCATGAACACCGGGAGCAGACCGACTACTTCTGTTTCATCGGCCCTGCCAACTTCAAGGTATACCTCTGGGATACCCGGCGCGATTCACCGAGTTTCGGCGTCCGGCAGACGATCTTTGCCGGAGTGGATCAGCCGCTGGCCCTGATCGTCCCACCGGGAGTGATTCATGCGTATCGAAACGTCGGCCGGGAGAACGGAATCGTCTTCAATGGGCCGAACCGACTTTATGCCGGCGAGGGAAAGAGCTCGCCGGTGGATGAGATCCGCCACGAAGAGGTCGAGGGGAGTCCCTTCCGTCTTGATTAG
- the amrS gene encoding AmmeMemoRadiSam system radical SAM enzyme gives MHEALFYEKLGEDKVRCGLCRFRCLIQEGKKGICSVRENRGGMLYSLVYGRLVAENVDPVEKKPLFHFLPGSRTYSIATRGCNFRCLHCQNYQISQNISVDSLAADPEVTPGEIVDSAIAAGCRSISYTYTEPTIFYEFAYDTAKLAHERGLKNIFVTNGYITPEALAYLAPYLDAANIDLKGFTERFYRDVAHAVLAEVLDSIVTYKKHGIWIELTTLLIPGLNDSAEELRDLARFIVERVGPDTPWHVTQFYPTYKLQNVRRTPIDTLRKARQIGLDAGIRYVYEGNVPGEGGENTFCPRCHKPLVVRFGFRVESNLLAAGACPACSMAIAGLWRDEILS, from the coding sequence ATGCACGAGGCACTTTTCTACGAGAAGCTGGGCGAAGATAAGGTCCGTTGCGGATTGTGCCGTTTTCGCTGTCTGATCCAGGAGGGTAAAAAAGGTATTTGCTCGGTCCGTGAAAACCGCGGTGGCATGCTCTATTCGCTCGTCTACGGCCGTCTCGTCGCCGAAAACGTCGATCCTGTTGAAAAGAAGCCGCTCTTCCATTTTCTCCCCGGTAGTCGTACCTATTCGATTGCGACCAGGGGGTGCAATTTCCGCTGCCTTCACTGCCAGAATTACCAGATCTCGCAGAATATTTCCGTTGATTCGCTTGCCGCCGATCCGGAGGTGACTCCCGGCGAGATTGTCGACTCTGCCATTGCTGCCGGATGTCGGTCAATTTCCTATACCTATACGGAGCCGACCATTTTCTACGAGTTTGCCTACGATACCGCAAAATTGGCCCACGAGCGCGGCCTCAAAAACATTTTCGTCACCAATGGGTACATAACTCCTGAAGCGCTGGCGTACCTTGCGCCGTACCTCGATGCCGCCAATATCGATCTGAAAGGCTTTACTGAGCGGTTTTATCGGGATGTCGCCCATGCCGTGCTGGCGGAAGTCCTCGACTCTATCGTTACATATAAGAAGCATGGGATCTGGATTGAATTGACTACCCTCCTGATTCCGGGGCTGAATGACTCCGCCGAGGAACTTCGCGATCTCGCACGATTTATTGTTGAGCGGGTAGGTCCTGATACTCCGTGGCATGTTACCCAGTTCTATCCAACGTACAAGCTGCAGAACGTGCGACGGACCCCGATAGATACGCTGCGCAAAGCTAGACAGATCGGGTTGGATGCCGGGATTCGCTACGTTTATGAAGGAAATGTCCCGGGAGAAGGCGGTGAGAATACTTTCTGTCCGCGTTGTCATAAACCACTCGTTGTTCGCTTCGGCTTCCGGGTCGAGTCCAATCTCCTGGCGGCTGGTGCTTGCCCCGCCTGCTCCATGGCTATTGCCGGCCTCTGGAGAGACGAAATCCTTAGTTGA
- the mreC gene encoding rod shape-determining protein MreC: MLDLIRKYKVYIIIGVSVLAAFTFYSLNLRDKEHANGFERLVMNLFSPVDNVGSGVNNFFAALWSDYIDLVDVRRENKQLRETVKIMNSRLVADREAIHENDRLKQLLELKSSVKAPSVAALVIGEDSSPWFKTLVINRGSVDGLAEGMPVVAANGVVGQVVKVAAGSARVLLLTDHASGIAALVQRSRARGVVKGKGSGFCSLEFSLRDEDVKVGDMIVTSGIGGIFPKGLVIGEVTMVKKGEYGIFQTIDLRPAVNMAKLEEVLVLLQKSDD, from the coding sequence ATGCTGGATCTGATCAGAAAATACAAAGTTTATATCATCATCGGCGTCTCGGTCCTGGCGGCATTCACCTTCTATTCGCTCAACCTGCGGGACAAGGAACATGCCAACGGCTTCGAGCGGCTGGTGATGAACCTGTTTTCGCCGGTGGACAATGTCGGTTCCGGGGTAAACAATTTCTTTGCCGCTCTCTGGAGCGACTACATCGATCTGGTCGATGTCCGGCGAGAAAACAAGCAGCTGCGGGAGACGGTGAAGATTATGAATTCGCGGTTGGTGGCCGATCGCGAAGCGATTCATGAAAACGATCGGCTCAAGCAACTGCTTGAACTCAAATCGTCGGTCAAGGCCCCTTCCGTTGCGGCGTTGGTTATTGGTGAGGACAGTTCTCCCTGGTTCAAGACCTTGGTGATCAACCGCGGTTCGGTCGACGGCCTGGCGGAGGGGATGCCGGTGGTGGCGGCCAACGGGGTCGTCGGCCAGGTTGTCAAGGTGGCGGCCGGCAGCGCCCGGGTACTGCTACTGACGGATCACGCCAGCGGGATTGCGGCGCTGGTGCAGCGTTCACGGGCCAGAGGGGTGGTCAAGGGGAAAGGGAGCGGTTTCTGCTCGCTGGAGTTTTCCCTGCGCGACGAAGATGTCAAGGTCGGCGACATGATCGTTACTTCGGGGATCGGGGGGATTTTCCCCAAGGGATTGGTCATTGGCGAAGTAACTATGGTCAAGAAAGGCGAGTACGGAATTTTCCAGACCATCGACCTCCGTCCCGCCGTAAATATGGCGAAGCTTGAAGAAGTGCTCGTCCTGCTGCAGAAGAGCGATGATTAA
- the rfbA gene encoding glucose-1-phosphate thymidylyltransferase RfbA: MAITKGIILAGGAGSRLYPLTLVASKQLQPVYDKPMIYYPLATLMMAGIGDILIISTPHDVPRFQSLLGDGSRWGIRLSYQVQPEPKGIAQAFLVGEEFLAGDPVCLILGDNIFYGKMALDRAVRDFAGGAKIFGYYVNDPERYGVVEFDAAGRAIGIEEKPVRPKSNYAVPGLYLYDGRVVEIARALTPSARGELEITDVNLEYLRRGELLVEKLGRGIAWLDTGTHQSLLEASHFIGTLEARQGLKIACLEEVALRMGFIDCRAMAAAIDATPASTYRDYLARVYNEIELCGGRNDGNRG; this comes from the coding sequence ATGGCGATTACCAAAGGGATTATCCTCGCCGGCGGAGCGGGGAGCCGGCTCTACCCGTTGACGCTGGTGGCCAGCAAACAGCTGCAGCCGGTCTACGACAAGCCGATGATCTATTACCCGTTGGCCACCCTGATGATGGCCGGGATCGGCGATATCCTCATCATTTCGACCCCGCATGATGTCCCCCGTTTCCAGTCGCTGCTCGGCGACGGGTCCCGCTGGGGAATCAGGCTTTCCTATCAGGTGCAGCCGGAACCGAAGGGGATCGCCCAGGCCTTTCTGGTCGGCGAGGAGTTTCTTGCCGGCGATCCGGTCTGCCTCATTCTTGGCGACAACATCTTCTACGGCAAGATGGCCCTCGATCGGGCGGTTCGCGACTTCGCCGGCGGGGCGAAGATCTTCGGTTACTACGTCAATGACCCGGAGCGCTACGGGGTGGTTGAGTTCGATGCGGCCGGCCGGGCGATCGGCATCGAGGAGAAGCCGGTCCGACCGAAGAGCAATTACGCCGTACCGGGGCTCTACCTCTACGACGGCCGGGTGGTGGAGATCGCCCGTGCCCTTACGCCGTCGGCTCGGGGCGAACTGGAAATCACCGATGTCAACCTGGAATATTTGCGGCGGGGCGAACTGCTGGTCGAGAAGCTGGGGCGCGGTATCGCCTGGCTCGATACCGGCACCCATCAGAGTCTGCTGGAGGCCAGCCATTTTATCGGTACGCTCGAAGCGCGGCAGGGGTTGAAGATCGCCTGCCTCGAAGAGGTTGCCCTGCGCATGGGGTTTATCGACTGCCGGGCGATGGCTGCGGCGATTGACGCCACACCGGCGTCGACCTATCGCGATTACCTGGCGCGGGTCTATAACGAGATCGAATTGTGCGGTGGGAGGAATGATGGAAATCGTGGCTGA
- a CDS encoding S8 family peptidase, with protein MNRVLLVILSALLCIASSAGAAEKRVIVGFRHAATVTETQQRDKIHRSGGRIRRLHKFVNAISATLSEEEIVRLKNDPDVAYVESDPVVSVVEPVVTADYAASWGVQHIGADKAVAMGVTGAGVKVAVLDTGIDYTHPDLAANYKGGYNFIADNNDPFDDAYGTSHGTHVAGIIAALNNGTGVVGVAPGASLYAVKVLDGGGGGYVSTIIAGIEWAIENKMNVINISIGSPESSTALEEACNKAYQAGIVIVASAGNYSPGTVLYPAAYDSVIAVSATYQDDTIGTFSSYGPQVELAAPGHNILSTAIGGGYITHYGTSQAAPHVAGVAALLFSKGVWDTNRDGRIADEIRARLVATARDLGITGRDIYYGYGLVDAEKAVLATQGISFTIARTRGAVKADEVVVPLPAGSYTITVENDGLQALLLRKVTATGAHRRAMTFSFKRHSDGSVSYQFTTDEELSLVFCPLGSPGTSADIVVASR; from the coding sequence ATGAATCGTGTTCTGCTCGTCATTCTTTCGGCGCTACTCTGCATCGCCTCTTCGGCCGGTGCGGCAGAGAAAAGGGTCATCGTCGGTTTCCGCCATGCGGCAACCGTCACCGAAACGCAGCAGCGGGATAAGATTCATCGGTCCGGCGGGCGCATCAGGAGACTTCATAAATTCGTCAATGCAATATCGGCGACACTTTCTGAAGAAGAGATCGTCCGCTTGAAGAATGACCCCGATGTCGCCTATGTGGAAAGCGATCCGGTCGTTTCTGTTGTCGAACCGGTTGTAACGGCCGACTACGCGGCTTCCTGGGGAGTGCAGCACATTGGTGCCGACAAGGCGGTGGCGATGGGGGTAACCGGTGCCGGGGTCAAGGTGGCGGTGCTGGATACCGGCATCGACTATACCCATCCCGACTTGGCGGCAAATTACAAGGGCGGGTACAATTTTATCGCCGACAACAACGATCCGTTCGACGATGCCTATGGCACCAGTCACGGAACCCATGTCGCCGGGATCATCGCTGCCCTCAACAACGGTACCGGTGTGGTCGGGGTAGCGCCCGGTGCTTCCCTGTATGCCGTCAAGGTTCTCGACGGCGGTGGCGGGGGATACGTCAGCACCATCATTGCCGGTATCGAATGGGCGATCGAAAACAAGATGAATGTCATCAATATCAGCATCGGCAGCCCCGAGAGTTCGACCGCCCTGGAAGAGGCCTGCAATAAGGCATACCAGGCCGGAATAGTGATCGTTGCCTCTGCCGGTAACTACAGCCCCGGGACTGTTTTGTACCCGGCGGCCTATGATTCGGTGATTGCCGTTTCGGCAACCTATCAGGACGATACGATCGGCACCTTTTCCAGTTACGGCCCTCAGGTCGAGCTTGCGGCTCCCGGCCACAACATCCTTTCCACGGCGATTGGCGGCGGTTATATCACGCACTACGGCACATCACAAGCCGCTCCCCATGTTGCAGGCGTTGCGGCCCTGCTTTTCTCCAAGGGGGTCTGGGATACCAACCGTGATGGTCGGATTGCCGACGAGATTCGCGCGCGTCTCGTGGCGACGGCCCGCGATCTGGGTATTACGGGGCGTGATATCTACTACGGCTATGGGCTGGTCGATGCGGAAAAAGCGGTGCTGGCAACGCAGGGTATCAGTTTTACGATTGCCCGAACCAGGGGGGCGGTCAAGGCTGACGAGGTTGTAGTGCCGCTGCCGGCTGGATCGTACACGATCACGGTCGAGAATGACGGGCTTCAGGCCCTGCTGCTCAGAAAGGTAACCGCTACCGGCGCTCACCGGCGAGCAATGACCTTCAGCTTCAAAAGGCATTCAGACGGGTCCGTCTCCTATCAGTTCACTACCGACGAGGAATTGTCGCTGGTTTTTTGCCCTTTGGGCTCCCCGGGGACAAGTGCCGATATCGTCGTGGCCAGCCGCTGA
- a CDS encoding peptidylprolyl isomerase codes for MTCSRLMLLLAVTLVSSLSIVRGGTASGADEKAVVATVNDSPITTAQLESAVDLAIAKYRKSGFRIVSEDFRQRIRRQELDKLIDMELLVQAGAANAGKEVDELIARRLQALKSANHQVKGAVLAGPAAYEAARRDVLVDEYLRQTGIASLQVPEEELKKFYAQNLDKFKEPESVKVRHILLELTGDASPEEIAKTQKEAEELRAKVIGGADFAELARQYSHCASARNGGDLGYIKKGFMPAAFDTAVAALKPGEIGIARTEYGVHLLQVVERRPTAVKPFEQVKSFIAQYLQKDYQRRKIEEQVEELKRKARIIVNLN; via the coding sequence ATGACGTGTTCTCGCCTGATGTTGTTGTTGGCAGTTACCCTGGTTTCATCGCTCAGTATTGTTCGGGGGGGCACTGCCAGCGGTGCGGATGAAAAGGCTGTCGTTGCCACCGTCAACGACAGCCCGATCACTACTGCACAACTGGAATCGGCTGTCGATTTGGCGATTGCCAAGTACCGCAAAAGCGGGTTTCGCATCGTTTCGGAAGATTTTCGCCAACGCATTCGCCGGCAAGAGCTGGATAAACTGATCGACATGGAATTGCTGGTGCAGGCGGGAGCGGCGAACGCCGGTAAGGAAGTCGATGAACTGATTGCCCGGCGGCTCCAGGCCTTAAAGAGTGCCAATCATCAGGTAAAAGGCGCGGTACTCGCCGGCCCGGCGGCATATGAAGCGGCACGGCGAGATGTTTTGGTCGACGAGTATCTGCGGCAGACGGGCATCGCATCCCTGCAGGTCCCTGAAGAGGAACTGAAAAAATTCTACGCGCAAAACCTGGATAAGTTCAAAGAGCCCGAGTCCGTCAAGGTTCGCCATATCCTGCTCGAACTTACCGGTGATGCCTCGCCGGAGGAGATCGCCAAAACGCAAAAAGAGGCCGAGGAACTCCGCGCGAAGGTTATTGGCGGAGCCGACTTTGCCGAGCTGGCGCGGCAGTATTCGCACTGTGCTTCGGCGCGCAATGGCGGGGATCTCGGCTATATCAAGAAAGGGTTTATGCCTGCCGCTTTCGATACCGCCGTCGCCGCGTTGAAGCCGGGCGAGATCGGGATCGCGCGGACCGAGTACGGCGTCCATCTGCTGCAGGTCGTTGAGAGAAGGCCGACGGCGGTAAAGCCTTTTGAGCAGGTTAAATCCTTTATTGCCCAATATCTACAGAAAGACTATCAACGCCGGAAGATCGAAGAGCAAGTTGAGGAACTGAAGAGAAAAGCACGGATAATCGTTAATCTCAATTAA
- the rodA gene encoding rod shape-determining protein RodA: MIDRRLITNFDWTLLALVLAACALGVVNIYSASASYAPAGTPFYIKQLYWILVGLLLIVVVCSLDYHLFEDVAYWLYGILCLLLVVVLVVGKTSMGATRWLHLGFFSIQPSEPMKIVAIMTLARFFTNYATVGGLTLKDLLYPVLFLGAPALLIMKQPDLGTAILVILIAGSMMAYLGIRLSALVTCVLAAIPAVYISWSYYLRDYQKNRILDFLDPERDPLGSGYHIIQSKIAVGSGGVLGKGFMRGTQSQLRFLPEQHTDFAFSVFAEEWGFIGCLLLLVLYLLIILWGLHIARRCNDRFGSLMAVGVTAMLFWHIVINIGMVIGIFPVVGVPLPLFSYGGTSMITSMIGIGILLNISMRRFMF; this comes from the coding sequence ATGATCGACCGAAGACTGATAACCAATTTCGACTGGACGCTGCTCGCCCTGGTCCTTGCCGCCTGCGCGCTCGGCGTGGTCAATATATACAGTGCCTCTGCCTCATACGCCCCGGCCGGCACCCCGTTCTACATCAAGCAACTCTACTGGATCCTGGTGGGTCTGCTGCTGATTGTTGTTGTGTGCAGTCTCGACTATCACCTGTTCGAGGATGTGGCCTATTGGCTCTACGGGATTCTCTGCCTGCTTCTGGTGGTCGTGCTGGTGGTAGGGAAAACCTCGATGGGCGCCACCCGCTGGCTTCATCTTGGCTTCTTCAGCATCCAGCCGTCGGAGCCGATGAAGATTGTCGCTATCATGACGCTGGCCCGCTTTTTCACCAACTATGCGACCGTCGGCGGACTGACCCTCAAGGATCTTCTCTATCCCGTGCTGTTTCTCGGCGCGCCGGCGCTGCTGATCATGAAACAACCAGACCTCGGCACGGCGATCCTGGTCATTCTGATTGCCGGTTCGATGATGGCCTATCTCGGTATTCGGCTGTCGGCGCTAGTGACCTGTGTCCTGGCGGCAATTCCGGCGGTTTACATAAGTTGGAGCTATTATCTGCGCGACTACCAGAAGAATCGGATCCTGGATTTTCTCGATCCGGAGCGGGACCCCCTGGGAAGCGGCTACCACATCATTCAAAGCAAGATTGCCGTCGGTTCCGGAGGGGTGCTGGGCAAGGGGTTCATGCGGGGGACGCAGTCCCAACTTCGTTTCCTCCCCGAGCAGCATACCGACTTCGCCTTTTCGGTATTTGCCGAGGAGTGGGGGTTCATTGGCTGCCTGCTGCTGCTGGTGTTGTACCTGCTCATCATTCTCTGGGGCCTGCACATTGCCCGCCGTTGCAACGACCGTTTCGGCAGCCTGATGGCCGTTGGGGTCACGGCAATGCTGTTCTGGCACATCGTTATCAATATCGGCATGGTCATCGGGATCTTTCCCGTGGTCGGCGTTCCGCTGCCGCTCTTTTCCTATGGCGGGACGTCCATGATCACGTCGATGATCGGCATCGGCATCCTGCTCAATATCAGTATGCGCCGATTTATGTTCTAG
- the mreD gene encoding rod shape-determining protein MreD, whose product MIKTLWYAILVFATLIFQFTLFPAYFADPFKPNLLIILIVYMGLRESLAWGILAYFLGLIQDSFSGLYLGLDGFSYLIIFLLLTLVADRLFTDRRSLMILGVLAATLLNGVLNLLLLILFSAADGIYATLLQSLIPQALVNALAASIIFTFSPLARLGEAR is encoded by the coding sequence ATGATTAAGACCCTTTGGTACGCCATTCTCGTTTTTGCGACGCTGATTTTCCAGTTTACCCTGTTCCCGGCGTATTTTGCCGACCCCTTCAAGCCGAATCTGCTGATCATCCTGATTGTCTATATGGGCCTCCGGGAATCGCTCGCCTGGGGCATTCTCGCCTATTTCCTCGGCCTTATCCAGGATAGCTTCAGTGGCCTCTACCTGGGGCTCGACGGGTTTTCCTACCTGATCATTTTCCTCCTGCTGACCCTGGTCGCCGACCGGTTGTTTACCGACCGGCGGTCGCTGATGATCCTCGGCGTTCTTGCTGCCACCCTCCTCAACGGAGTACTCAACCTCCTATTGCTGATCCTCTTCTCCGCGGCGGACGGGATCTATGCCACCCTGCTGCAGAGCCTGATCCCGCAAGCGCTGGTCAATGCCCTGGCGGCATCGATAATCTTTACCTTCAGCCCCTTGGCCCGACTGGGAGAAGCCCGATGA